One genomic segment of Hymenobacter psoromatis includes these proteins:
- a CDS encoding DUF3160 domain-containing protein translates to MRKKPLMLALAGVVLLTIAAGIYWWRAAPARLAAPPITAAAVAAGPAVFTDAMQENGFGELVPVQLTESKAGLAKFYQRPDIAEFYQSNEGYDEFAAEEVKHKVAPLPLDFNQSLAGKSYLDLLLLRNELYARNGYCFMNSTARAYFDTKKWYRPVWQNDSVAADGHSVHSAGPLPVPLNRQEAAFAQKIHAQELVLLAHRVAPQGGFPMLGLDYVVNQREEPLTPALRPVLARHNFAIVPTQEEQLFYLYDQNEYSYTPNFVTTDLLLQLLHKYLNGILSDVEEVRLAPIVAQMLRQGTTQAQILATQSQNLQARDAAEWAAAYYAIGRNLLTGSTQTVAGEYADQVPGEVALVTQANVKGSYFLRDSLYEYKSLKPRGMYTRNDTTRRYFRTVKWLNTAPVFLDGDAGVLRAAALALALSASPEATKGLADLSRVLDVLVGDEDNRSLTNLLRILKKDYAGQTLDQLAAPATLARLRQQLVAAGTDRIRPKGVTAKAAEALARPKLLFTAGRYTFDGEILSRLTEVLAPQPKRPFPKGLDAFAAFGNRTAEDILLNQYKEAARWPAYPDTLRSVQKQFGSYKNWDQNLYTKTMQVLLSLNAPSPDPNPPYFARTPAWQRRNLSTALGGWAELKHDLLLYSEQPMGAEMGGPGGGPPTPNQLGYVEPNLPFWQHALALLDFQNQALRRLHANTPHLDSLNRGIYRLVSNLEQLARKEVAHQPLTTDEMNGLAHVGGEVEMLTLLTLKLSTSDPLPERERRLALVADVYAYNGTALEEAVGAADALYVVVDINGTAVLTRGAVFSYYEFTSPTPLTDEEWQGQLATSSKPRPTWLKDLLVPVPALNKNSLKNEKGAVSIGLGMPTTE, encoded by the coding sequence ATGCGTAAGAAACCCTTAATGCTGGCGCTGGCCGGCGTAGTGCTGCTGACTATAGCGGCGGGCATTTACTGGTGGCGCGCCGCGCCGGCGCGCCTGGCCGCGCCCCCTATCACGGCTGCCGCGGTGGCGGCCGGGCCGGCGGTTTTCACCGATGCGATGCAGGAAAACGGTTTTGGCGAGTTGGTGCCGGTGCAATTGACCGAGAGCAAGGCCGGGCTGGCCAAATTCTACCAGCGGCCCGACATCGCGGAATTTTACCAAAGCAATGAGGGATATGACGAATTTGCCGCCGAGGAAGTCAAGCACAAGGTTGCCCCGCTGCCGCTCGATTTCAACCAGTCGCTGGCCGGCAAGTCGTACCTCGACCTGTTGCTGTTGCGCAATGAGTTGTACGCCCGCAACGGCTACTGCTTTATGAATAGCACTGCCCGAGCCTATTTCGACACCAAAAAGTGGTACCGGCCAGTGTGGCAAAACGACTCGGTGGCGGCGGATGGCCATTCGGTGCATTCGGCCGGGCCGCTGCCCGTGCCGCTGAACCGGCAGGAGGCCGCCTTTGCCCAAAAAATTCACGCCCAAGAGCTAGTGCTGCTGGCGCACCGCGTGGCCCCGCAGGGCGGCTTCCCGATGCTGGGGCTGGACTATGTAGTGAACCAGCGCGAGGAACCCCTGACGCCAGCCCTGCGCCCGGTGCTAGCGCGCCACAACTTCGCCATCGTGCCCACTCAGGAGGAGCAATTATTTTACCTCTACGACCAAAACGAGTACAGCTACACGCCCAACTTCGTCACCACCGACCTCCTCCTGCAGCTGCTGCACAAGTACCTGAACGGCATTTTAAGCGATGTGGAGGAGGTGCGCCTCGCGCCCATCGTGGCCCAAATGCTGCGCCAGGGCACCACCCAGGCCCAGATACTGGCTACCCAAAGCCAAAACCTCCAGGCCCGCGACGCGGCCGAATGGGCCGCCGCCTATTACGCTATCGGCCGCAATCTGCTCACGGGCAGCACCCAAACCGTGGCCGGCGAGTACGCCGACCAGGTACCCGGCGAGGTGGCCCTGGTCACGCAGGCCAACGTGAAGGGCTCGTATTTCCTGCGCGATTCGCTCTACGAGTATAAGTCTCTAAAGCCGCGCGGCATGTACACCCGCAATGACACTACGCGGCGCTACTTCCGCACGGTAAAGTGGCTGAATACCGCCCCCGTTTTTCTGGATGGCGATGCCGGTGTGCTGCGGGCCGCCGCGCTGGCGCTGGCCCTATCGGCCAGCCCCGAGGCCACCAAAGGCTTAGCCGACCTGAGCCGCGTGCTCGACGTGCTGGTGGGCGACGAGGACAACCGCTCGCTCACCAACCTACTGCGGATTCTAAAAAAAGACTACGCCGGGCAAACGCTCGACCAGTTGGCCGCGCCCGCCACCCTGGCCCGCCTGCGCCAGCAGCTGGTGGCCGCCGGCACCGACCGCATTCGGCCCAAAGGCGTTACGGCCAAGGCCGCGGAGGCCCTGGCGCGGCCCAAGCTGCTGTTCACGGCCGGGCGCTACACATTCGACGGCGAAATACTTTCGCGCCTCACCGAAGTGCTGGCACCCCAGCCCAAGCGGCCGTTCCCGAAGGGTTTGGATGCCTTCGCGGCCTTCGGCAACCGCACGGCGGAGGATATTCTACTTAATCAATACAAGGAAGCCGCCCGCTGGCCCGCCTACCCCGACACGCTGCGGTCGGTGCAAAAGCAGTTCGGGAGCTATAAAAACTGGGACCAGAACCTGTACACCAAAACCATGCAGGTGCTACTGAGCCTGAACGCGCCTAGCCCCGACCCCAACCCGCCCTATTTTGCCCGCACGCCGGCCTGGCAGCGGCGCAACCTCAGCACGGCTCTCGGCGGCTGGGCCGAGCTGAAGCACGACCTGCTGCTGTATTCGGAGCAGCCGATGGGGGCCGAGATGGGCGGCCCCGGCGGCGGCCCGCCTACCCCCAACCAATTGGGCTACGTCGAGCCTAATTTACCCTTCTGGCAGCACGCGCTGGCGCTGCTCGATTTCCAGAACCAGGCCCTGCGCCGCCTGCACGCCAACACGCCGCACCTCGACAGCCTGAACCGGGGCATTTACCGGCTGGTGAGTAATTTGGAGCAGCTGGCCCGCAAAGAAGTGGCGCACCAGCCCCTCACCACCGACGAAATGAATGGCCTGGCCCACGTGGGGGGCGAGGTGGAAATGCTGACGCTCCTCACGCTCAAGCTTAGCACGTCTGACCCACTGCCCGAACGCGAGCGCCGCCTCGCGCTGGTGGCCGACGTGTACGCCTACAACGGCACCGCGCTGGAAGAAGCGGTGGGCGCGGCCGACGCGCTCTACGTAGTGGTGGATATCAACGGCACGGCCGTGCTCACCCGCGGCGCGGTGTTCAGTTACTACGAATTTACCAGCCCTACCCCCCTCACCGATGAGGAGTGGCAGGGCCAGTTGGCCACAAGTTCCAAACCCCGCCCCACTTGGCTCAAGGACTTGCTAGTGCCCGTGCCGGCCCTGAACAAAAACAGCCTCAAAAACGAGAAAGGTGCCGTTTCGATAGGTTTGGGGATGCCGACTACTGAGTAG
- a CDS encoding 1,4-dihydroxy-2-naphthoate polyprenyltransferase: MSPWISAFRPRTLPLALASILTGGFLAKATGHFNGPVVALAAVTTILLQILSNLANDYGDSVNGADSVHRQGPLRAVQSGAITPAQMKRAMWGFGAAAFVSGLLLLLLALGLAGAWVLLAFLVLGISAIWAAVNYTAGSNPYGYAGLGDVSVFTFFGLVGVCGTYFLQAYSQAHALGQALPLVVLLPAAALGCFATAVLNVNNIRDIASDKLAGKITVPVRLGPRHARRYHWLLLLLGVGAATLYVALTYHSPWQWLFVLALPLFAFNGYQVWARQESPQLDPLLKQMALSTLVFTLLFGLGQVL; this comes from the coding sequence ATGTCGCCCTGGATTTCCGCGTTTCGTCCCCGCACCCTACCCCTCGCTTTGGCCAGCATCCTCACGGGCGGCTTTCTGGCGAAGGCAACGGGGCATTTTAATGGCCCGGTGGTGGCGCTGGCGGCAGTTACGACCATTCTACTTCAGATACTTAGCAACCTGGCCAACGACTACGGCGACTCGGTAAACGGGGCCGACAGCGTGCATCGGCAGGGGCCGCTGCGGGCGGTGCAGAGCGGGGCCATTACGCCCGCGCAGATGAAACGGGCCATGTGGGGCTTCGGGGCGGCGGCCTTTGTGAGCGGGCTGCTGCTGCTGCTGCTGGCGCTGGGCCTGGCCGGCGCGTGGGTGCTGCTGGCGTTTCTGGTGCTGGGAATATCGGCCATTTGGGCGGCCGTGAACTATACGGCGGGTAGCAACCCGTACGGCTACGCGGGGCTGGGCGACGTGTCGGTGTTCACCTTTTTTGGCCTCGTGGGCGTGTGCGGCACGTACTTTCTGCAAGCCTACTCCCAGGCGCACGCGCTGGGCCAGGCCCTGCCGCTGGTGGTGCTGCTGCCGGCCGCCGCGCTCGGCTGCTTCGCCACGGCCGTGCTGAACGTCAACAACATCCGTGACATTGCCTCGGATAAGCTGGCTGGTAAAATCACGGTGCCGGTGCGGCTGGGGCCGCGCCACGCCCGGCGCTACCACTGGCTGCTGCTGCTGCTGGGGGTAGGGGCCGCCACGCTCTACGTGGCGCTCACCTACCACTCGCCCTGGCAGTGGCTGTTCGTGCTGGCCCTGCCGCTGTTCGCCTTCAACGGCTACCAGGTGTGGGCGCGCCAGGAGTCGCCGCAGCTCGACCCGCTGCTGAAGCAAATGGCGCTCAGCACGCTGGTATTCACGCTGTTGTTTGGGCTGGGACAGGTATTGTAG
- a CDS encoding glutathione peroxidase encodes MKPFAFALAAATLGLAAFTSPRPTPMQPTEATATGTVYDYTVKTIDGKDVKLSQYKGKKLLIVNTASKCGFTPQYKELEELSKKYGNKVTVLGFPSNSFNQELASNSEVAAFCEKNYGVTFPLFSTAPVKGDDAQPLYKFLADKAKNGAVSEAPTWNFCKYLVDEQGHVVAFYPSKVKPTDPELVAAIEKK; translated from the coding sequence ATGAAACCTTTTGCTTTCGCTTTAGCCGCTGCCACGCTTGGTCTGGCGGCTTTCACCAGCCCCCGCCCTACCCCTATGCAGCCTACCGAAGCCACGGCCACCGGCACCGTGTACGACTACACCGTGAAAACCATTGATGGTAAAGACGTGAAGCTGAGCCAGTACAAGGGCAAGAAATTGCTCATCGTGAACACGGCTTCCAAGTGCGGCTTCACCCCGCAGTATAAGGAGCTGGAAGAGCTATCGAAAAAGTACGGCAACAAGGTGACCGTGCTGGGCTTCCCGTCCAACAGCTTCAACCAGGAGCTGGCCTCGAACAGTGAAGTAGCCGCGTTCTGCGAGAAGAACTACGGCGTGACTTTCCCGCTTTTCTCCACCGCTCCGGTGAAGGGCGATGATGCGCAGCCGCTCTACAAGTTCCTGGCCGACAAGGCGAAGAACGGTGCCGTGAGCGAGGCTCCGACCTGGAATTTCTGCAAATACCTAGTGGATGAGCAAGGCCACGTAGTAGCCTTCTACCCCTCCAAAGTGAAGCCGACCGACCCCGAGCTGGTAGCGGCTATTGAGAAGAAGTAG
- a CDS encoding transglycosylase domain-containing protein, with the protein MRVSDLAKKRILYALAGLLTLILLALIVFLWKRQQLLDYALGEVKVRVERQYPVTLTLGPAHFSALKTVEIAGMSLVPTAAAGPAAAGDTLLTAQRLQVSLSVRSLFAGRPVFSELQIDRAHLTAHKDAKGANNFAFLLKKSPTPVVRRDTAQGRNYGLLLNQVLDAGFGNVPGEADFRQFVVSYDSPHHRVQLTMPRLSIQDGQVQGRLTATVDSLVNELGVSGTIAPRDYALNLRLFGVKSSVQVPYVARRFGALVSFDTIQVELMGKDFTNDKQTGGQLTVRGSVAARNFSFYQKRIASEDMVIQRGQLDFVATLGRGTVSLDPGTRAVLNQLVVHPEISVRLKPRLVVKLKIDSDPTPTNAFFNSLPAGMFDVVAGTAGTGTLTYHLKADVNLARVDSLHLVSSLQPSKDFTITHFGAEDLSQLAREFPFTAYNDKGDSLRTFLVGPSNPDFTPYADVSPYLPAVIQTTEDPQFFRHHGFMEKAFVNAAIEDIKEKRFARGGSTLSMQLVKNVFLSREKTVARKAEEMLIVWLIENWLVGRTHTLTKERMFEIYLNIVEWGPTTYRWPSGKRGVYGVREAALFYYAKRPNELNLGESLYLASIIPKPKYYRQSFNQYGELRGSTRWYFKFIADIMLNKGLITNSQRDNLNYSVSLRDPARSYIITAVRDTTRTVQPGDTAQFTPLNLIDLLNTGAPATPESLPARGAAEPPTPR; encoded by the coding sequence ATGCGCGTATCCGACCTTGCTAAAAAACGAATTTTATATGCCCTGGCCGGCCTGCTAACGCTGATTTTGCTGGCACTCATCGTGTTTCTGTGGAAGCGTCAGCAGCTGCTTGATTATGCACTGGGCGAGGTTAAAGTCCGGGTTGAGCGCCAGTATCCCGTGACGCTGACGCTGGGGCCGGCGCATTTTTCGGCCCTGAAAACCGTCGAAATCGCTGGTATGAGCCTGGTGCCGACCGCCGCGGCCGGTCCGGCCGCCGCCGGCGATACGCTGCTCACGGCCCAGCGCCTGCAAGTCAGCCTGAGCGTGCGCTCGCTGTTTGCGGGCCGGCCGGTGTTCAGCGAATTGCAGATTGACCGCGCCCACCTCACGGCCCACAAGGATGCCAAAGGGGCCAACAACTTCGCGTTTTTGCTGAAAAAATCGCCTACCCCCGTGGTGCGGCGCGATACGGCGCAGGGCCGCAACTACGGCTTGCTGCTCAACCAAGTGCTCGACGCGGGCTTCGGCAACGTGCCGGGCGAGGCCGATTTCCGGCAGTTTGTGGTGAGCTACGACAGCCCGCACCACCGGGTGCAGCTCACCATGCCGCGCCTCAGCATTCAGGACGGCCAGGTGCAGGGCCGGCTCACGGCCACCGTCGACTCGCTGGTGAACGAGCTGGGCGTGAGCGGCACCATCGCGCCGCGCGACTACGCCCTGAACCTGCGGCTGTTTGGCGTCAAAAGCTCGGTGCAGGTGCCCTACGTGGCGCGGCGCTTCGGGGCGCTGGTTTCGTTCGATACCATTCAGGTGGAGCTGATGGGCAAGGACTTTACGAACGATAAGCAAACCGGCGGGCAGCTCACGGTGCGCGGTTCGGTGGCGGCCCGCAACTTCAGCTTCTACCAGAAGCGGATTGCCTCGGAAGACATGGTGATTCAGCGCGGGCAGCTGGATTTTGTGGCGACGCTGGGCCGCGGCACCGTTTCGCTCGACCCCGGCACGCGGGCCGTACTCAACCAACTGGTAGTGCATCCCGAAATTTCGGTGCGCCTGAAGCCCCGGCTGGTCGTCAAGCTGAAAATTGATTCGGACCCGACCCCGACCAACGCCTTTTTCAACTCGCTGCCGGCGGGCATGTTCGACGTGGTGGCGGGCACGGCCGGCACCGGTACGCTCACCTACCACCTCAAGGCCGACGTGAACCTGGCGCGGGTAGACAGCCTGCACCTCGTGTCGTCGCTGCAACCCAGCAAGGACTTTACCATCACCCACTTCGGGGCCGAGGATTTGAGCCAGCTGGCCCGCGAGTTTCCATTTACGGCCTACAATGACAAGGGCGATTCGCTGCGCACCTTTTTAGTAGGCCCAAGCAACCCTGACTTCACGCCCTACGCCGACGTGTCGCCCTACCTGCCGGCCGTGATTCAGACCACCGAGGACCCGCAGTTTTTCCGGCACCACGGCTTCATGGAAAAGGCGTTTGTGAACGCGGCCATCGAGGATATCAAAGAAAAACGCTTTGCCCGCGGCGGCAGCACGCTGAGCATGCAGCTGGTCAAAAACGTGTTTCTGAGCCGCGAAAAAACCGTGGCCCGCAAGGCCGAGGAGATGCTCATCGTCTGGCTCATCGAGAACTGGCTGGTGGGGCGCACGCACACGCTGACCAAGGAGCGCATGTTTGAGATTTACCTCAACATCGTGGAGTGGGGCCCTACCACCTACCGCTGGCCCAGCGGCAAGCGCGGCGTGTACGGCGTGCGCGAGGCGGCCCTTTTCTACTACGCCAAGCGGCCCAATGAGCTGAACCTGGGCGAGAGCCTTTACCTGGCCAGCATTATTCCCAAGCCCAAGTACTACCGGCAGTCGTTCAACCAGTACGGCGAGCTGCGCGGGTCCACGCGCTGGTACTTCAAGTTTATCGCCGATATTATGCTGAACAAAGGCTTGATTACGAACAGCCAGCGCGATAACCTGAATTACTCGGTGAGCCTGCGCGACCCGGCGCGCAGCTACATTATTACGGCCGTGCGCGACACCACCCGCACCGTGCAGCCCGGCGACACAGCCCAATTCACGCCCCTTAACCTGATTGACTTGCTCAATACCGGCGCGCCCGCCACGCCCGAGTCGCTGCCCGCCCGCGGGGCTGCCGAGCCGCCTACCCCCCGGTAG
- the purB gene encoding adenylosuccinate lyase yields the protein MLTALSPLDGRYQRQTAPLGPYFSELALMRYRVRVEVEYFISLCELPLPQLAAVPPAVFPALRGLYEQFGEAEAQRIKTHEAVTNHDVKAVEYYLRDAFTKLQLSGFLEFIHFGLTSQDVNNTAIPLSLKEAMTDVLLPRFGQVRDQLAALATGWAAVPMLARTHGQPASPTRLGKELAVFVARLDGQLALLNQVPYAAKFGGATGGFNAHFAAYPGTDWHAFAQSFVEEKLALHRSFPTTQIEPYDNLAAFCDGWKRLNTILLDLCRDVWQYISLGYFRQTLKAGEVGSSAMPHKVNPIDFENAEGNLGVANALLEHFAAKLPISRLQRDLTDSTVLRNLGVPLGHLLIALGAIARGLGKLALDESALARDLDQNWAVLAEAIQTILRRENYPDPYNALKQLTRTGTTISAATIAGFVEELQVPESVKAELRALTPASYVGR from the coding sequence ATGCTAACTGCCCTTTCGCCCCTCGACGGCCGCTACCAGCGCCAAACGGCTCCCCTTGGCCCATACTTTTCGGAGCTGGCGCTGATGCGCTACCGGGTGCGGGTGGAAGTGGAATATTTCATCTCGCTCTGCGAGCTGCCCTTGCCGCAGTTGGCCGCCGTGCCGCCCGCCGTTTTCCCGGCCCTGCGCGGCCTCTACGAGCAGTTTGGCGAAGCCGAAGCCCAGCGCATTAAAACCCACGAGGCCGTAACCAACCACGACGTAAAAGCTGTGGAATACTACCTGCGTGATGCATTTACCAAGCTGCAGTTGAGCGGTTTTCTGGAGTTTATCCACTTTGGCCTGACTTCGCAGGATGTCAACAACACCGCCATTCCGCTCAGCCTCAAGGAGGCCATGACCGATGTGCTGCTGCCGCGCTTCGGGCAGGTGCGCGACCAGCTGGCGGCGCTGGCAACTGGCTGGGCCGCGGTGCCCATGCTGGCCCGCACCCACGGCCAGCCCGCCTCCCCTACCCGCCTGGGCAAGGAGCTGGCGGTGTTCGTGGCCCGGCTCGATGGCCAATTGGCGCTGCTAAATCAAGTGCCCTACGCCGCCAAATTCGGCGGGGCCACGGGCGGCTTCAACGCGCATTTTGCCGCCTACCCCGGCACCGACTGGCACGCCTTCGCCCAAAGTTTTGTGGAAGAAAAGTTAGCGTTACACCGCAGCTTCCCGACCACCCAGATTGAGCCCTACGATAACCTGGCCGCCTTTTGTGATGGCTGGAAGCGCCTGAATACCATTTTGCTGGATTTGTGCCGCGACGTGTGGCAGTACATCTCGCTGGGCTATTTCCGGCAGACGCTCAAGGCGGGCGAGGTGGGCTCGTCGGCCATGCCGCACAAGGTCAATCCCATTGATTTTGAAAATGCCGAGGGCAACCTGGGCGTCGCCAATGCCTTATTAGAGCATTTTGCCGCCAAGCTGCCGATTTCGCGCCTCCAGCGCGACCTCACCGACTCCACGGTGCTGCGCAACCTGGGCGTGCCGCTGGGTCATTTGCTCATCGCGCTCGGGGCCATTGCCCGCGGCCTCGGCAAGCTGGCCCTGGACGAAAGTGCCCTGGCCCGCGACCTCGACCAGAACTGGGCCGTGCTCGCCGAAGCCATCCAAACGATACTACGCCGCGAAAACTACCCCGACCCCTACAACGCCCTCAAGCAGCTCACGCGCACCGGCACCACCATCTCGGCCGCCACCATCGCCGGCTTCGTGGAGGAATTGCAAGTACCCGAATCTGTGAAGGCCGAGCTGCGCGCCCTCACGCCCGCCAGCTACGTGGGCCGGTAG
- a CDS encoding glycosyltransferase family 9 protein has translation MSEFLHAIPVRPDCRFFRGDLPCRPNKEHGYLCGDCPVYEPVTKRILLIKLGAIGDVIRTTPLLRRLRQEHPGCYITWLTLTPAILPQGEIEEILKFDYASALHLQARRFDIAINLDKEKEAAALLHNVEAPSKFGYTLRPYDGVPWPINDLADHKFLTGVFDQLSISNTKPYVQEIFELCGFDFRGEEYVFDNHDDKGYDWSALPPASAGPRIGLNTGCGDRWTTRLWSTEKWIALITELQAAGYAPVLLGGEAEHPRNLALQAATGAAYPGTFPLPQFINLMNQLAGIVTQVTMGMHISIALRKPTILMNNIFNPHEFDLYGRGQIVAPNRQCVCFYRGTCRLGTSCMEELPAEKVFAAVVESVPLPA, from the coding sequence GTGTCCGAGTTTCTTCACGCTATCCCCGTTCGTCCCGACTGCCGATTTTTTCGCGGCGACCTGCCCTGCCGCCCCAATAAAGAGCACGGGTACCTGTGCGGCGATTGCCCGGTGTATGAGCCGGTTACGAAGCGTATTTTACTCATCAAGCTCGGGGCCATTGGCGACGTCATTCGTACTACCCCCCTGCTGCGGCGGCTGCGGCAGGAGCATCCGGGCTGCTACATTACCTGGCTCACGCTCACGCCGGCTATTTTGCCGCAGGGCGAGATTGAGGAGATTTTGAAGTTCGACTACGCCAGCGCGCTGCACTTGCAGGCCCGGCGCTTCGATATCGCCATTAACCTCGATAAGGAAAAAGAAGCCGCCGCGCTGCTTCACAACGTGGAGGCCCCCAGCAAATTCGGCTACACCCTGCGGCCCTACGACGGCGTGCCCTGGCCCATCAACGACCTAGCCGACCACAAGTTTCTCACTGGCGTGTTCGACCAGCTGAGCATCAGTAATACCAAGCCCTACGTGCAGGAAATTTTCGAGCTGTGCGGTTTCGACTTCCGGGGCGAAGAATACGTCTTTGATAATCACGACGACAAAGGCTACGACTGGAGCGCCCTACCCCCCGCCAGCGCCGGCCCCCGCATCGGCCTCAACACCGGCTGCGGCGACCGCTGGACCACCCGCCTCTGGAGCACCGAAAAGTGGATTGCGCTCATCACCGAGCTGCAAGCCGCCGGCTACGCGCCCGTGCTGCTGGGCGGCGAGGCCGAGCACCCGCGCAACCTGGCGCTGCAAGCCGCCACCGGCGCGGCCTATCCCGGCACCTTCCCCCTCCCCCAGTTCATCAACCTGATGAACCAGCTGGCGGGCATCGTCACGCAGGTCACGATGGGCATGCACATCAGCATCGCCCTGCGCAAGCCCACTATTTTGATGAACAACATCTTCAACCCGCACGAATTTGACCTCTACGGCCGGGGCCAGATTGTGGCCCCCAACCGCCAGTGCGTGTGCTTCTACCGCGGCACCTGCCGCCTCGGCACCAGCTGCATGGAGGAATTACCGGCCGAAAAAGTCTTCGCGGCGGTGGTCGAAAGCGTGCCGCTACCCGCGTAG
- a CDS encoding DUF7079 family protein, which translates to MSQRPPVPEPARRWPVWQALADMYLDTELQPDELRHIAEVCVASGFSWAEIRQLNYDEVAPALWFNLHDVAGVWGCWDKEWLRARLTACYTGTRHRMLGFESLWRRRVDFYTGDYLVKIEAYFRELSQPAS; encoded by the coding sequence ATGAGCCAGCGCCCGCCCGTGCCCGAACCCGCCCGGCGCTGGCCCGTGTGGCAGGCCCTGGCCGACATGTACCTCGACACCGAGTTGCAGCCCGACGAGCTGCGGCACATCGCCGAAGTCTGCGTGGCCAGCGGCTTCAGCTGGGCTGAAATCAGGCAGCTGAATTATGACGAAGTAGCCCCGGCGCTGTGGTTTAATCTGCACGACGTGGCGGGCGTGTGGGGCTGTTGGGACAAAGAGTGGCTGCGGGCGCGGCTCACGGCCTGCTACACCGGCACCCGCCACCGCATGCTGGGCTTTGAAAGCCTGTGGCGGCGGCGGGTGGATTTTTATACCGGGGATTACCTGGTCAAAATCGAAGCGTATTTCCGGGAGCTGAGCCAGCCAGCAAGCTGA
- a CDS encoding glycosyltransferase has translation MNVVIIGPAYPLRGGLATYNERLARAFQQAGDEVRIITFSLQYPGFLFPGQTQFSTEAAPADLDIEVSINSVNPLSWVGVGRRLRRARPDLVVFRFWLPFMGPALGTVARLARGNGHTRVVAITDNVIPHERRPGDGPLTRYFLRACDGFVTMSRAVLADLQRLGFGDKPALYRPHPLYDNFGPAKPKAAALAALGLPPHFRYVLFFGFIRAYKGLDMLLEAFADARVAALPVKLLIAGEFYEDAAPYEAIIQKLNLENKLVRATDFIPNERVVDYFCAADLIIQPYKNATQSGVSQVAYHFGRPMLVTDVGGLAELIPAGVVGYVVPPTPLAIADALVDFYANGREETFAAGVRAEAKKFSWDVMVAALKEVAGL, from the coding sequence ATGAACGTCGTCATCATCGGGCCGGCCTACCCCCTGCGCGGCGGCCTGGCCACCTACAACGAGCGGCTGGCGCGGGCCTTCCAACAAGCCGGCGATGAGGTGCGCATTATCACGTTTTCGCTGCAATATCCTGGGTTTTTGTTTCCGGGGCAAACGCAGTTTAGCACCGAAGCCGCGCCGGCCGATTTGGACATTGAGGTGAGCATCAATTCGGTGAACCCGCTCTCGTGGGTGGGGGTAGGGCGGCGGCTGCGGCGGGCGCGGCCCGACCTCGTGGTGTTTCGGTTCTGGCTGCCGTTTATGGGGCCGGCGCTGGGCACGGTGGCGCGGCTGGCGCGCGGCAACGGCCACACCCGCGTGGTGGCCATCACCGACAACGTGATTCCGCACGAGCGCCGGCCCGGCGACGGCCCGCTGACGCGCTACTTCCTGCGCGCCTGCGACGGCTTCGTGACCATGAGCCGCGCCGTGCTGGCCGATTTGCAAAGGCTGGGCTTCGGCGACAAGCCGGCGCTTTACCGGCCGCACCCGCTTTACGATAATTTTGGCCCGGCCAAGCCGAAAGCGGCGGCGCTGGCCGCGCTGGGCCTACCCCCCCACTTTCGCTACGTGCTGTTTTTTGGGTTTATTCGGGCGTACAAGGGGCTGGATATGTTGCTCGAAGCCTTCGCCGATGCCCGCGTGGCGGCCCTACCCGTCAAACTGCTCATCGCGGGCGAGTTTTATGAAGATGCCGCGCCCTACGAGGCCATTATTCAGAAACTCAACCTGGAAAACAAACTGGTGCGAGCCACCGATTTTATTCCCAATGAGCGGGTGGTTGATTATTTCTGCGCCGCCGATTTAATTATTCAACCCTACAAAAACGCCACCCAGAGCGGCGTGTCGCAGGTGGCCTACCACTTCGGGCGGCCCATGCTGGTGACCGACGTGGGCGGCCTGGCCGAGCTGATTCCGGCCGGCGTGGTGGGCTACGTGGTGCCGCCTACCCCCCTCGCCATCGCCGATGCGCTGGTAGATTTTTACGCCAATGGCCGCGAGGAAACCTTCGCGGCCGGCGTGCGGGCGGAGGCCAAAAAGTTCTCGTGGGACGTGATGGTGGCGGCGTTGAAAGAAGTGGCCGGGCTATGA